In Papio anubis isolate 15944 chromosome 20, Panubis1.0, whole genome shotgun sequence, a single window of DNA contains:
- the LOC116271601 gene encoding olfactory receptor 7D4-like encodes MDLGNQTRVSEFLLLGFSQDLEDQQTLFALFLSMYLVTVLGNLLIILAVSSDSHLHTPMYFFLSNLSLADIGFTSTTVPKMLVNIQAQSNAISYAGCISQMYFFMVFGGIDTFLLTVMAYDRYVAICHPLYYPVIMNPRLCGLLVLVFWFLSLSYSLIQSLLMLRVSFCTTWVIRHFYCELAQALTLACSDTHINYILLYVVTGLLGFVPFSGILFSYTQIVSSILRISSTDGKHKAFSTCGSHLSVVSLFYGTGLGVYLSSNASSSSWRGMVASVMYTVVTPMLNPFIYCLRNRDIKRALERLLGRRLYAR; translated from the coding sequence ATGGACTTGGGAAATCAAACAAGGGTTTCAGAATTTTTACTCCTGGGATTTTCCCAGGACCTAGAGGATCAACAGACGCTCTTCGCACTGTTTCTGTCCATGTACCTGGTCACGGTGCTAGGGAACCTGCTCATCATCTTGGCCGTCAGCTCTGACTCCCACCTCCACAcccccatgtacttcttcctcTCCAACCTGTCCTTGGCTGACATCGGTTTCACCTCCACCACAGTCCCTAAGATGCTGGTGAACATCCAGGCGCAGAGCAATGCCATCAGCTATGCAGGCTGCATCTCTCAGATgtattttttcatggtttttggAGGCATAGACACATTTCTCCTCACCGTGATGGCCTATGACCGGTATGTGGCCATCTGTCACCCCCTGTACTACCCTGTCATTATGAACCCCCGCCTCTGTGGCCTGCTGGTTCTTGTGTTCTGGTTCCTCAGCTTGTCATACTCCCTGATCCAGAGTCTATTGATGCTGCGGGTGTCCTTCTGCACCACTTGGGTCATTCGGCACTTTTACTGCGAGCTTGCTCAGGCCCTCACGCTTGCCTGCTCAGACACACACATCAATTACATCCTGCTCTACGTGGTGACCGGCCTTCTGGGTTTTGTGCCCTTCTCAGGAATCCTTTTCTCCTACACCCAAATTGTCTCCTCCATCCTGAGAATCTCATCCACAGATGGGAAACACAAAGCCTTTTCTACCTGCGGATCTCATCTGTCTGTGGTTTCTTTATTCTATGGGACAGGCCTTGGTGTGTATCTTAGTTCCAATGCATCGTCCTCTTcctggcggggcatggtggcctCGGTCATGTACACTGTGGTCACCCCCATGCTGAACCCCTTCATCTATTGCTTGCGAAACAGGGACATCAAGAGGGCCCTAGAGAGACTGCTTGGGAGAAGGCTCTATGCTCGATGA